A section of the Paralichthys olivaceus isolate ysfri-2021 chromosome 16, ASM2471397v2, whole genome shotgun sequence genome encodes:
- the fam151a gene encoding protein FAM151A: protein MEKGDKSWRQDMTGRGTEQSQNKIRQSNHEGSEPMEKQERYLGFITKKKMIMVSATVALFLLIIIMVTAVVLTKESGSSALHPSFSTGGHMLDFLVQTGEISKPDGLLATWFHRANKKEEMNKALASDAMILEADVTLDGYGTPSEKPIPIMAHPPEIYSDNTLDQWLDVVLASKKGVKLDFKSLESVGLSLDLLCQKNNSQGINRPVWINADILQGPNVPDFLPPVNGTRFLQLIQEKFSDVTLSPGWKVAYGPPLFTETYTRSMVEDMNNLIRDFPQKVTFPVHALLVRSGWQHISWLLSQSPRFSLTLWQGSIHPNVSDLLFIRDNTHPARVYYDIYEPTLSAFKQAASQQGSLRRFYPGGNLMDFLCQTHNSNTKFLSKATQCSSVAVHWFTVTDQTSLMAQLTDGTGGMLVVQVSSDSSQLGVPLVESSGKSSETLTLQNVLQLLGHSTDAPWGVHLKIPTQQLLEASLKLLHSAYSRDMLYRPVWISMEGILSSNDLKKYVSTVERLFPYITIVLKMQNWPPQIPSTVANLSQRVGLYLNKAYLPNRKEELHSLMGMMNRCDLIVEKDTKNNAEALKELTTQQTGRANTNLYVISDQS, encoded by the exons ATGGAAAAAGGTGACAAAAGTTGGAGACAGGATATGACTGGCAGAGGCACAGAGCAAAGTCAAAACAA GATTCGGCAGTCTAACCATGAAGGCTCAGAACCAATGGAAAAGCAGGAGCGATACTTGGGCTttatcacaaagaaaaaaatgatcatGGTGTCAGCGACTGTTGCACTTTTCCTGCTAATTATCATTATGGTCACGGCTGTGGTGCTCACTAAGGAGTCAG GTTCCTCAGCTCTTCATCCATCCTTTTCTACTGGTGGACACATGCTGGACTTTTTAGTTCAGACCGGTGAAATTAGCAAACCTGACGGCCTATTGGCCACCTGGTTTCACAGAGCCAAcaaaaaggaggaaatgaaCAAAGCTTTagcaa GTGATGCCATGATCCTGGAGGCTGACGTCACTCTGGATGGTTATGGGACACCCAGTGAAAAGCCAATCCCTATCATGGCCCACCCCCCTGAGATCTATAGTGATAACACACTGGACCAATGGCTGGATGTGGTGTTGGCTTCAAAAAAAG GCGTGAAGTTGGATTTTAAGTCCCTGGAATCAGTGGGTTTGTCATTAGACCTGCTTTGTCAAAAGAACAACAGCCAAGGAATAAACCGGCCTGTGTGGATTAATGCAGACATCCTCCAAGGTCCCAATGTACCAGACTTTCTGCCTCCAGTTAATGGAACAAG ATTTCTGCAGTTGATTCAGGAGAAGTTTTCAGATGTGACTTTGTCTCCTGGATGGAAG GTAGCCTATGGTCCACCACTTTTCACTGAAACCTACACAAGGTCCATGGTGGAGGATATGAATAATTTGATCAGAGACTTCCCACAAAAG GTGACATTCCCAGTCCATGCACTGTTGGTCCGCAGTGGCTGGCAGCACATCAGCTGGCTCCTCAGCCAGTCACCACG GTTCAGTCTGACCTTGTGGCAGGGTTCAATCCATCCAAATGTCAGCGACCTGCTGTTCATCCGCGACAACACCCACCCTGCCAGAGTCTACTATGATATATATGAACCAACACTGTCTGCATTTAAACAAGCTGCAA GTCAGCAGGGCAGTCTGAGGAGATTCTACCCCGGGGGAAACCTGATGGACTTCCTCTGTCAAACTCACAACTCAAACACCAAATTCCTGTCCAAAGCCACACAGTGCAGCAGCGTGGCTGTCCACTGGTTTACTGTCACTGATCAGACCTCCCTGATGGCTCAGCTCACAG ATGGGACTGGGGGAATGTTGGTGGTTCAGGTGAGTTCTGACAGCAGCCAACTGGGAGTGCCTCTGGTGGAAAGTTCTGGAAAGAGTTCAGAGACCCTCACACTGCAG aaTGTCCTGCAGCTGCTTGGGCACAGCACTGATGCACCCTGGGGTGTTCACCTAAAAATCCCAACACAGCAGCTTCTGGAGGCTTCTCTCAAACTACTGCATTCAGCTTACAGCAGAGACATGCTCTACAGGCCTGTTTGGATCAGCATGGAGGGTATCCTGAGCAGCAATGACTTAAAG AAGTATGTGTCCACAGTAGAGAGGCTGTTTCCATACATCACCATCGTCCTAAAAATGCAGAACTGGCCTCCTCAGATTCCATCAACAGTGGCAAACTTGTCTCAGAGGGTGGGGCTGTATTTGAACAAAGCATACCTGCCAAACAGAAAGGAGGAGCTTCACTCTCTCATGGGAATGATGAACAGATGTGACCTCATAGTGGAGAAGGACACAAAGAACAATGCTGAAGCTTTGAAAGAACTTACGACCCAGCAAACGGGGagagcaaacacaaacctgtatgTGATCTCTGACCAGTCTTAA